From the Lycium ferocissimum isolate CSIRO_LF1 unplaced genomic scaffold, AGI_CSIRO_Lferr_CH_V1 ctg13727, whole genome shotgun sequence genome, the window CATCGGAGTAAAAGgttatgggtgttttaagacagactgtCTGTGTAGAACATTTTGACGGACCAGTTTGACGGACCGCAAAAATTTCTGCGGCCCGTCAAATTGTACCTTCCCAACGTAAAATAGTCACAGTGAGCCATGTTTGGCTGGGCAGTTCGACGAAGCATTTTGACGGCCGGTCAAAGTGGGCGTAGgattgcccgacgggattttaagttacgctttatatatttcattccacttcatttgggcattttattttctcaaatcagatccaagagctctttcaaaaaccctctcttcaactccataaactaatccaagccaaaatccaaggcggattaaagatcaagaggcaagaatcaagatatcccgtgttagaagtcttcctagtggttagtagacttcaagaattctttgggtaTCAAGCTGTGGTttccatataagttgatagcttgctccaaagctcattcttgtgagataaaaggttagttttcatacttatttcatgttatcaagaatgcttagttgttgaacaacttgggtagaaggaaaaagtagaagatgagttctaaatgtagttttcatgatgtttttgagtagtaagctaacttgagtcatgattcttagtatgatatggatataatcttattGTAGAAGGTAATAATATTGATGAGGAAGCGTTGTACGAAAATGTGCTAAGgtttggtgtgaagttgttagtataagctgaatatgagaataaatttcgaagacttaatggaatgcgattacttgattatgatattgtggatgttattatggatgtttgggagttgttttgtaatatggtggaagtcgatgaaataggggaaattcTGCCCAATTTTagttaactcatgaattattctagtttgaaatTAAGAAtatctttaaggcttaaccatggtatgaatccttctaaatgtagattttcaagcttcgacggtgaacgttttgtagttaagaagacaaagaggtatgtaaggctaatccttctttcttaaggcatgatcccattgatgTACACCTTCATAAGAAATCCCTAGTATCTtccatgatgatttcattcctagaatcactaaagctcatcatcttgatattctcatgataccattggtcccatcctatgatagttgatccccTACGGAaagatataatgaaaatgatgatgatgatgatgatgttgaggataTGTATGTactccaatatatatatatatatatatatattaaagtatgactactaagaacaccgagcttatatggccgggtatgatatctatcgcgcgcacaccaccaGCCtaattgggtacggataacaccgagccttagtAGGGGTAGGGTGCatgtataacaccgagtcccgtcATGGCTGTGTATgtgagacaccgaacctctatggtatATGATGGTActactatataagtaagcattagaaatggaaggttcctattAGAAAAGGGTAAGAAAACATGATGATTGTCAcaagaggtacaaatggctctcCCATCCTAtgactcttctatcttatgttatttcttatgcttccattatgttattgattatgcttcacatactcagtacatttttcgtattgacgtcctttttgtttctggacgctgcgtcatgcccgcaggtggacagggagatagacttgatccttagacTACTTATCCAGAGtttgcttagaggagctccatttgatctggAGCCGCAGCTgtgggtactattcttttgtgtatatatatgagcatggcggggccctgtcccatccttatgatgatattcatactctccttagaggctcatagacagtcatgtatagtagatgtctttttccttgtcggcttatattttggtatattattctgttagccttgtcgactcgtgtatatgtgtataggCATAGTTGCTGACATTAATATATAAAAGTATTTTAGCCATTGGAATTGGTATTATTAAGGCATAGAATTGCTAATAGGCcgtgtggctcacctagatataaatgtaaatgtacgatgagaggtgcccggtgggttagctctgggtgcccgtcatggccttccAGTTGGGTCGTAACATGTTcggaccaaggaactcataccTCAAGTGTGTTGGGAGCTTATTAAGCTCAAGCTTTGGTGGCTTAACAATAAAAGGCTTAGCTGGTGGAGTAGTTCTACTTGAAAGatcaagatcaagctttctTAGGTGGTAAGTGTAGGAACCTAGACCCTCAAGCGCGTTTATAGTTTTCACATAGCCCTTCATATCACAAGCATCAAAGTTCATCAGAACCGAAGTGAGAGCTTCTCCcagactttcttcttccattttatattcgacaacatcatcaatcccatcaaacgaatcaataaCCGAGATATTCTAATAATCGCTTGGTAACTTTATTCACTCGGaacttaatttcattcttttcagagTCCATGAGCGCTTTATCCGTAGCAAGGAATAGTCTTCCCAAGATGATTGGAATATCTCTATCCACCGCACCATCCAGAATCACGAAATCAGCAGGTAACATGAACTTACCCACTTGTACCAACACATCATCTATAACCCTAACTGGCTTCTTGATAGATCTGTCTACCATCTGTAATCGCATAGAAGTCGGTCTAGGAATCCCCAATTCAGATTGTTTGGAAATAGTAAGGGGCATCAAGTTGATACTCAccccattatcacacagagCACGTGCGAATGCATAAAGCCCAATATTGCACGGAATGGTAAACGCCCTTAGATCTCTCTTCTTCTGAATTGTGGTGGAAGAAATAATTGAACTAACACGATGAGTCAAATTCACTGTCTCATGTTGAACAGACCTTTTCTTCGTAAGAAGGTCTTTCACAAACTTAGCAAATCCGGGCATCTCTTTGACAGCATCTAGGAATGGGAAATTCACTGTTAACTGCTTCAACTGATCATAGAACTTCTAGCACTTAGCATCATCAGTCTTCTTTGACAACCTTTGAGGAAAGGGGGGCTTTGCGTTGTACATCTGAGTCAAAGGATGAAGAGCCCCTTTTATCGTGTGTTTTCTTGTATCAGCAGCAACTTCTGGAATCTCAGCAACTTTTTCTTTACCACGGACCTCATCATCAACGATAGGCACATTAGAAAGCACCTCTTGTTCCTCAATAATTGGATCTAGATCAACTACCTTCTTGTCAACACCTTgaagtattttaccactcctcGTGCTAATAGCAAAAGTACGTTCCACGCCCCCACCATTCTTCGGGTTTGGGATAGTATCACTAGGAAGCCCACCTTTTCTAGTAAGATGTTGTTCTCTAGAAAGATCACACATCTGCTGTTCAAGATTCTGAATAGCTGTTGAATGAGAAACCGTCATCTCTGATAGCCTAGATAATGTCTTTCCAGTGTTTGTCTGACTTGCCAACACTTTTTCAAGCATTGACTCCAACCTCGAACTACCTTGATCATTAGACTGCCCTTTTGGTAGAATGTAAGGGTTGCAACTTCTGTTCCCAAAAATtcccattgttgttgttgtatctccCTTGGTTCAGTCCACCATATTTGTTATTGTAGTTCCCTTGGCTGTTGTTGTAGTTTCCTTGATTGTATGACCTCTACCCTTGTTGGGGTCTCCAGTATCTCTGAATTGGCCCAGGAATATCCCCTTTTACTATGTAATCTGCATACTGAACATTCTCAATTGGCGGAGGGGGGCCCTCTTGATATGAACCCTCTGGGACTTGGTACATTCCAGGCAGCATGCCTGAGATATCTTCGCAAACGTTCACCTTCTTTGAGTCCCCCTCATCAATCCTCTTTGTCAGTAAAGAGAGCTAGTGGCCAATTGTGCCAATGTCTGCTGCGTTTCTTGACTATCTTTCACAATATTTTGAATCAACGATGTTCCAAGTGATAGCCCATCAGAATTACTTGAATGACAAGCTTGGCTGTGTGTAGTCAATCGATGAAGTATATCAGTAATATTAGCATAGGACTTATTCATGAAACACCCGCTGGCAGCATTATTGGCTATTGCTTGGGTCATAGGATCCAACCCTCTATAgaacttcttttttaaaatctacCATGGTTTGGACTCCTATACAAATATTCTTTGTACCTCTCCCAAGCCTCAAAAAGTTGTTCCCCATTACGTTGTTTGAACTCATAAATCTGATCACGAATTTCAGCTCTTTTACTCGGAGGATACCAGTTCCTGAGAAACACTTTGACCATCTCATCCCATGTAGCAATGGAGTTCCGGGGCAGCTTTGTGAACCATTTTCTTGCTTCTCCGGCTAATGAATATTTGAAGATCTTCAGCCGGACTGCTTCTTATGTTACACCCCGTTGGATATGCTGAGAGCACACAATCAGAAAGTTTGTTATATGTTTGTGAGGGTCATCATCGACTGCATTCCGAAAGTATCCCTCTTGCTTGAGCATATGATAGAGGGAATTATCAAACTTGATAGTAGTAGCAGTCACCCTCGGACGAATGATTGCAGATGCAAAGTCTACATCTGCTTTAGATTCATCAGCAAAAATATTCTTGATTGGAAGTTTGTTGTTGGCCATGATCATCTGGTTTACAaggtagcaaacaaggtgtgttggaatatggcaaagactttaagaagagtaaacactatttagtaatttaaaaaccatattccccggcaacggcgccaaaatttgatacgctcaactTTACACTTTTAATAGCGTAAAATGGATGAtttcaaatatagtaacccaacgaggttggggtcgaattcCACAGAGAATATGATGAGAAtagtttactaaacaagtattgTACTAATCTTGCgatcctggtgtattccagaaaagggttttatagttgttttggtttgtggactaatttaaagtgactgaaatttaaagttgtaaatagatgggtaaaaagaaccaaggttgtgtccccgtcagataaagtgtatgattatgggtatcgatcttgatatacttctaatggactgtttgtatgaatgaacttaacctctatgtgaatctgaactatttcccaataagaaaaaattatttctttctatgctttttacaaagataagaaagtatgcatgaagaacggttaattgtgccaagtaaattccacttattcctaagtgaatttattaaaaaagGTTTAAAGCCctaagttcttgttatttattcttacctagccctagctattttcccaaatagactaaagtttatggcgttagctaatgtttgcaaccactaactatatgatgaaaacgaagaacaaataaactctaacaatccattatgcgtatatctttcaggatccccaatcacaacacacccatccttgggttcacaaccttagtaaaggtgtttagctactcacgGCAACAAGAAagcaataaaagattgaagattgcataattgaattttgtattgaacttacgaataaaacttgaaagtaatgaatgtaatTGTCTGGAAAGTCTTCAACagcaataacaactcaaaagaaattactacaagtctaaaactccagatttctgaaaaataaaacctaaataggtatttatacaagtcaaactCGGAATAATCAATCCCTGTCCTGTTCCAGCTCGGCTTGCACTTCGACGGGTCGTCATTGCACTTCGAcggtcgtcgacatgttcgacGACCATAATGACGATCTGAGTATTCTTTTTCACTCTGCAGGAACTCCACCGTCGAAGcacttcgacggaccgtcgatcatgtcgacggtgcaagtcgacgatctgatgatgatctgatgatttGTCACTCTGTAGGAACTTATCGACGAGGCAACTCGATGGACTGTCGAGCATGTTGAGGGTCCGTCCTTATGCTTATCAGAACAGAATGCttactttccttatttttttgctttccgagcattctaacttcGAAATAACTGCACAgcacacaaaacacatcaaaataacacaaacttgcttgaaaacaagtaaaacttagattAAAAAATCATTAGATGTTCCATAATTCACGGAACATTAAATTTGTAAGGCgaaaatgtaacataataaacatatgctgcaaagaagaaggagaagaatcAGCTTGGCACATTTGCCTTACTAATGAGAATCTATTACGCATGTCTATTTATACTCTTATATCTTTAACTACACCTATGTATAATACGATGATCCTGGCCTACGTATTATCCCGGTGCTATCTGCCCAACTGATTAGTGGTAACTGCCTAACCGGCCGTAAcacggtggtaactgcccatCCGATTATCGCCCAATGGTAGAGCGCAACTGTCTGACTGATTAGTGATAATTGGCCAACTAGCCGTAGCTGGATGGTAATACATAGCTGCCCAATTGGTCATAGACCACTGGtaaacataatcaacatcatgacCCGGCCTCCCTGAGTAATCTCAATGCACTTCTCATGGTCATCACTTATCCGTTATTGCGTACATGATCACATAAGACATATAAGCACAGTTCTGGGCCATTAGGACTTCTTCCTGCTTAGCCAAATATTAACCAAATCCTGAGATACATCATAAGCCTCTCTTCTAGCATCAAATACCTCATTAGAGATCCTCTACTAGCAcgctattcatgtcttacaaaaCATTGCTTAAGTACACATTTCTAACCtcatcggagtgatgtaaggtcggtaaacctccgattaacATTATAgaactatcatcatgaacatatctcaccttgaaagaacaaaatcataagatgagatcaacatcaatgaataacattTATAGTCATGAAACGAGCtcaatgatatcataagaacatcgggaactataagctttggtatctttaGAAACAGGGTTATTGAagatatcatgtataggttcacaacaaaggaatcatgccttaagaaagaagggtttagccttaacatacctggaagctcacttcccgactttccaacctacctcctgtcttgcaatatacttaagatcattcgtagtctcataatctacatataaaaccagtcatactattgttaggctcatcatcatatgctatatatatatatatatatatatatatatatatatatatattgggcagcatctcccctatttatatccctagcccgaaatcacaataccatcaaccaacaacaataacaacaacactaacatcaacaacatcatataccaatatactccataaaacatcccacacgatgtttacccgatttctcaaccaactaatCCACTATACGATGATTTAATAACTCTATCTTTATAAATTAACCtaaataaatatgaataaagagagatccataccttgttcttactaGAACAGCAGTAGCTTCAATAtctactttgaatccaagccaaaatccaccgcaaaatgatactataatcacaaatATACGTTACCCGAGCCTCGATTAGTACTCCAATTCCCCAATTCtatgatacatatatatgccTCTATGTTTGCTGagctttctagaatttttttagGGGGATAAATGAGGGCTTTCGACCCTTATATAGTGGGTTGAAGTCTGTTGGCACCGACTTAAAAATTGCTCTGCGCGTTCACGCAGCCTTGGGGTGCGTTCGTGCAGGGTTAATTCCCTGCTCTGACAGtccgtcttaaaatgctcataacgtttgattctgATGTTAGATCGACgtgcagtttgttgcgttggaaactagactccctgaacttcaatttaggcttttgtttcacttcgaaactcctagtatattaggagatATTCCTTCTTCAAGTTGGACCGAAACTATccccatcttttctccaaagttccaacaaacttaatttccttaattcacttgttctccaatccttccatagcttactatatgaaTTTAAATCCTCATGACCATAAGAtaggcacatataatctcatatatcttaGAAGGTAACCAGTGTCCACAATTAGAATAACCAACACTtaacgaatctcaacatacaaaactacgaggtgtaatattcctccccccccccccccctccggccctttaagaacattcatcctcgaatgttaaactcttagggaCCTTATGGAaagcagagtttcctctgtaactatATAACTACCGAACTGTTAACACAGCAATCCAAAATATAAAATGCCACACCGAGCCACCACAAATAATAGTAACTTTTTAGCCACACATAACTAGTAAATATGCATGTATCAGCATAGGGTAGCTGCTTCTGATCCTGGTGCCTAGTCAAAGCGTATATGCAGTTCTGACCACCGCCGGAGCTAGACGCTCCACCTCTACCTTTGCCTCTACTGGCCGATGTCTGAGGGTCTCATTCTGGGAAGAATACCGAAGGAGATGAAGTTGCTACTGATCCAGTAGGCCGAGCTATATCACGCCTATCACCCATCGGGCAATCCCTTATATAGTGACCTGAAACCCCACATGTATAACATACATCAGAGCCCTGACGACATCATCCAGAATGGGCTCTACCATATTGATTGCATCGTGAAGGGGGCATCTTCATCCGTGCTGAATCTCTCTGGTACTGAAAACTCGAAGCCCTCGAATCCCGACCTGACTCAGAATAAGATGGCCTCCGTGATGATGAAGGAATACTATAGCTAAAAGTGGGTCCTAAAACTACCCCCGACGTCCTCTAACTGATTAGAGGATCGAGACCTCTTAGGCTGACCCTCATTCAAGTACTCAGACTGCTGTCTCTTCTGatcttctaaattctgagcataTGGCTGGAtacgggcgatgtccatattgTCAAGTAAAGCAGTTATGGAACACTTGATCTTCTATTTTTGCTACAATAGTGGGAGCATCCCTGGCCAAAGAGTTAAAttggagactatactcccgtACACTTCTGTTTCCTTGCCTAAGAGTCAAAAATCTATCTACTCTCTCCCGACGAACCTCTGTTTGcaaataatgttgaagaaaaGCATCTACGAACTCCTACCACAAGTGTGGGATGGATTATCCCCTCTAGAAGACATTCAAGCATTATACCAATATACAGCCACATCCCGTAATCGGTAGGAAGATAACTGTACTGActcggtgtctgaagcatgcatcacccgCAATGTTCTCAGCAACCCATCTATAAAATTCTGTGGGTCCTCATCTGGTTTTAAgccaaagaactctggagggtCCAAAGAAAT encodes:
- the LOC132042159 gene encoding uncharacterized protein LOC132042159; protein product: MPGFAKFVKDLLTKKRSVQHETVNLTHRVSSIISSTTIQKKRDLRAFTIPCNIGLYAFARALCDNGVSINLMPLTISKQSELGIPRPTSMRLQMVDRSIKKPVRVIDDVLVQVGKFMLPADFVILDGAVDRDIPIILGRLFLATDKALMDSEKNEIKFRVNKVTKRLLEYLGY